In the Pseudomonas sp. ADAK2 genome, one interval contains:
- a CDS encoding amidohydrolase family protein — protein sequence MPQTCLRLAWLLLLCSAVANAREYAYSDAHLHYVDFFQETAGMPTLLKAMADNSIDHVMISGIPVAKKWHEDEPKRPRYYAGDDADAYWYSATDVIVAAAVNKLTPEQRQRFHPFLSGFNPNDKNSEAHIQRMLDLNPGLWQGIGEVFTRHDDLTALTSGDTPRANNEAMTRIYHLAAENDLPVMLHSNITSKREKNPLYLAEVEEPLRNHPHTRFIWAHAGTSVEIHRHQTQLDFLLPTLTRMLEAYPNLFIDLSWSMLTPYLLDEQGKPREEWLKLVERFPERFMLGSDVVGRFNKLGQEMHSFDPFLDALPEDVARKVARDNFLSVLPREKKGLLP from the coding sequence GTGCCCCAGACCTGCTTGCGCCTTGCCTGGTTGTTGCTGCTTTGCAGCGCTGTCGCCAACGCCCGCGAATACGCCTACAGCGATGCGCACCTGCATTACGTGGATTTCTTCCAGGAAACGGCGGGAATGCCGACATTGCTCAAGGCGATGGCTGACAACTCCATCGATCATGTGATGATTTCCGGCATCCCGGTGGCCAAGAAATGGCATGAAGACGAACCCAAACGCCCGCGTTATTACGCCGGTGACGACGCCGACGCTTATTGGTATAGCGCGACCGACGTGATCGTTGCTGCTGCGGTGAACAAACTCACGCCCGAGCAACGTCAGCGTTTTCACCCGTTCCTGTCAGGCTTCAACCCCAACGATAAAAACTCCGAGGCGCACATCCAGCGCATGCTCGATCTCAATCCGGGGCTGTGGCAGGGCATCGGCGAAGTCTTTACCCGGCACGATGACCTGACGGCGCTGACCTCTGGTGATACGCCGCGCGCCAACAATGAAGCGATGACGCGCATCTATCACCTCGCCGCCGAGAACGACTTGCCGGTGATGCTGCATTCCAACATCACCTCCAAGCGTGAGAAAAATCCGCTGTACCTCGCGGAAGTCGAAGAGCCGCTGCGTAATCACCCGCACACGCGGTTTATCTGGGCCCACGCCGGCACCAGCGTCGAGATCCATCGGCACCAGACCCAGCTGGATTTCCTGCTGCCGACCCTGACCCGAATGCTCGAGGCCTACCCGAACCTGTTCATCGACCTGTCGTGGAGCATGCTCACGCCCTATCTGCTGGATGAACAGGGCAAGCCTCGGGAGGAATGGCTGAAACTGGTGGAGCGCTTCCCGGAGCGGTTCATGCTGGGCTCCGATGTGGTGGGACGTTTCAACAAGCTCGGTCAGGAAATGCACAGCTTTGATCCGTTTCTCGACGCCTTGCCTGAAGACGTTGCGCGAAAAGTCGCACGGGACAATTTTCTGTCAGTTCTGCCCAGAGAGAAAAAGGGCTTATTGCCCTGA
- a CDS encoding PaaI family thioesterase yields the protein MTDSFKEQLQQAHAQGDYASLLHLIPYAKLIGIECSRVGDELLFRLPANKDNIGNPLLPAIHGGVIAGFMELSAALHLLIFTGSPGVPKIIDFSLDYLRAGQFRDTWAHCQVCRQGRRVANVAVTAWQSTEAEPIATARGHFKIEEPLKS from the coding sequence ATGACTGACTCGTTCAAGGAACAACTGCAACAGGCCCACGCGCAAGGCGACTACGCCTCGCTGCTGCACCTGATTCCCTATGCCAAATTGATCGGCATCGAATGTTCCCGGGTCGGCGATGAGCTGCTGTTTCGCCTGCCGGCCAACAAGGACAACATCGGTAACCCTTTATTGCCGGCGATCCACGGCGGTGTAATTGCCGGTTTCATGGAGCTTTCGGCGGCGCTGCACCTGCTGATTTTCACTGGCTCGCCGGGTGTGCCGAAGATCATCGACTTCTCCCTCGACTATCTGCGTGCCGGGCAATTTCGCGATACCTGGGCACACTGTCAGGTGTGTCGGCAGGGGCGGCGGGTGGCCAACGTGGCGGTGACAGCCTGGCAAAGCACCGAAGCCGAGCCGATTGCCACCGCCCGAGGCCATTTCAAAATCGAAGAGCCCTTGAAATCCTGA
- a CDS encoding PaaI family thioesterase gives MAENPVFERATRFLSALRHCQVLGLRVHSASTDGLTVVLPYSAQIVGNPQTGVIHGGALTSLMDTALGMSTLCVLPEFEVCPTLDLRIDYMHAAEPHKDVYGFAQCYRVTTDVIFARGFAYQDDPEQPIAHVVGTFMRMGKGIKGTKGFGGAIAGAAK, from the coding sequence ATGGCCGAAAACCCCGTTTTTGAGCGTGCGACGCGATTTTTATCGGCACTGCGACATTGTCAGGTGCTCGGTTTACGAGTTCACAGCGCGAGTACGGACGGACTAACGGTCGTCCTGCCCTACAGCGCGCAAATCGTCGGTAACCCGCAAACCGGCGTCATTCACGGTGGTGCTCTGACGTCGCTGATGGACACCGCTTTAGGCATGTCGACCCTGTGCGTGTTACCGGAATTCGAAGTCTGCCCGACCCTCGACCTGCGCATCGACTACATGCACGCCGCCGAGCCGCACAAGGATGTCTACGGTTTCGCCCAATGCTACCGGGTGACCACCGATGTGATCTTCGCCCGGGGCTTTGCGTATCAGGACGACCCTGAGCAGCCCATCGCTCACGTGGTCGGCACATTCATGCGCATGGGCAAGGGCATCAAGGGCACCAAAGGTTTTGGTGGCGCCATCGCCGGAGCTGCGAAATGA
- a CDS encoding pirin family protein, producing the protein MNTPLVIRPRAEDVEGQPILRPLPSAKCRSVGPFVFFDHMLETRYPPGKGMNIRQHPHIGLSTLTYLFQGQIQHKDSLGSDQVVGTGDVSWMTAGSAIAHVERTPEALKDSDFTMHGLQIWLASPKEHEQGPGHYSHHPAATLPVSDNLGVKIRMIAGSGFCLESPVPVLSPTLYAELNLQTATTLLIPTEHEERALYVLDGEVQLDGELIEPHALVVLPVGEEMTLFAESDCHAVLFGGAPLDGPRRINWNFVASDPAAIDEARRRWAAGDWPTVPGESERIELPR; encoded by the coding sequence ATGAACACGCCCCTCGTGATCCGCCCTCGCGCCGAAGATGTCGAAGGCCAACCGATTCTTCGCCCGTTGCCGTCAGCCAAATGCCGCAGCGTCGGGCCTTTCGTGTTTTTCGACCACATGCTCGAAACCCGGTATCCGCCGGGCAAAGGCATGAACATCCGACAACATCCACACATCGGTCTGTCGACCCTTACCTATTTGTTCCAGGGGCAAATCCAGCATAAGGACAGCCTTGGTTCCGATCAGGTTGTAGGCACTGGAGATGTCAGCTGGATGACTGCGGGCAGCGCGATTGCCCACGTTGAACGCACGCCCGAAGCGCTGAAAGACAGCGACTTCACGATGCACGGCCTGCAGATCTGGCTGGCATCGCCCAAGGAGCATGAGCAGGGTCCGGGGCATTACAGCCATCACCCGGCCGCCACGCTGCCGGTCAGCGATAACCTCGGGGTGAAGATTCGGATGATCGCCGGGTCAGGCTTTTGCCTGGAATCGCCGGTGCCGGTGCTTTCTCCTACGTTGTATGCCGAACTGAACCTGCAAACCGCGACGACGTTGCTGATCCCCACCGAGCATGAAGAGCGCGCACTGTATGTGCTCGACGGCGAGGTGCAACTCGATGGCGAGCTGATAGAACCGCACGCGTTGGTGGTGTTGCCGGTCGGGGAAGAGATGACATTGTTTGCCGAGAGCGATTGTCACGCCGTGTTGTTCGGCGGTGCGCCGCTGGACGGGCCGCGGCGGATCAACTGGAATTTTGTGGCGAGCGATCCAGCGGCTATTGATGAAGCTCGCCGGCGTTGGGCGGCCGGGGATTGGCCGACGGTGCCGGGGGAAAGCGAGCGGATCGAACTGCCCCGCTGA
- a CDS encoding methyl-accepting chemotaxis protein, which translates to MSIRSLNIAPRASLGFGLLALMVFGLGAFALQQMSNMRAQSDQVDNNWLPSVMAVGEMSQDMLRLRALTMRLLINRDPQALAQNVGKLNELKGVLGDAQQRYNALIVLPEERSLFDRFKAAEQQYLQFQGQVMNLSSQGRVEEAAVIVNGEMSPLADDIAVTLKSLVELNKQNANLATEAARLVFSSSRVWVGVMVGIAALMTIGLALLLTRSIVLPLSQSLRVAEVVAGGDLTGDIHITGKDEPARLLHALKSMQQSLRETIRRISDSSSQLASASEELSCVTEDATRGLHQQSLEIEQAATAVNQMTAAVEEVASNAVATSEASRESDRIAQHGREQVHQTVLSIESLADDVTANATQVEDLAQKVYGISKVLDVIRSIAEQTNLLALNAAIEAARAGDAGRGFAVVADEVRALAHRTQQSTQEIEQMISGIQQGTDSAVSSMQQSNSRARSTLEVAKAAGIALEEIASAFTLINERNIVIASASEEQAAVAREVDRNLMNIRDLALQTSAGANQTSAASQELSRLAVDLNTMVARFSV; encoded by the coding sequence ATGAGTATCCGAAGTCTCAATATCGCGCCGCGCGCGAGCCTGGGTTTTGGCCTGTTGGCGCTGATGGTGTTCGGTTTGGGGGCGTTCGCCCTGCAGCAAATGTCGAACATGCGGGCGCAATCCGATCAGGTCGATAACAACTGGCTGCCCAGCGTGATGGCTGTCGGGGAGATGAGTCAGGACATGTTGCGGCTACGGGCCTTGACCATGCGCCTGCTGATCAATCGCGATCCCCAGGCGCTGGCGCAGAATGTCGGCAAGCTCAACGAACTCAAAGGCGTTCTCGGTGATGCACAACAACGCTATAACGCGTTGATCGTGCTGCCCGAGGAGCGCTCGCTGTTTGATCGCTTTAAGGCGGCGGAGCAACAGTACCTGCAATTTCAGGGGCAGGTGATGAACCTGTCCAGCCAGGGACGGGTTGAGGAGGCGGCAGTCATCGTCAATGGGGAAATGAGCCCGCTGGCCGATGATATCGCCGTCACCCTCAAATCCCTCGTTGAGTTGAACAAGCAAAACGCCAACTTGGCAACCGAGGCCGCGCGCCTAGTGTTCAGCAGTTCCCGGGTCTGGGTCGGGGTGATGGTTGGGATCGCGGCGCTGATGACTATCGGCCTGGCCCTGCTGCTGACTCGCAGCATCGTCTTGCCCTTGTCCCAATCGTTACGCGTGGCCGAGGTGGTGGCGGGCGGCGATCTGACGGGCGACATCCACATCACCGGCAAGGACGAACCGGCGCGATTGCTCCATGCGCTCAAGAGCATGCAGCAGAGCCTGCGCGAGACCATTCGGCGCATTTCCGACTCGTCCAGCCAATTGGCCTCGGCCTCGGAAGAACTCAGTTGCGTTACCGAAGACGCTACCCGTGGCTTGCATCAGCAGAGTCTGGAAATCGAACAGGCCGCCACGGCGGTCAATCAAATGACGGCGGCGGTGGAAGAAGTGGCGAGTAATGCGGTGGCCACGTCCGAAGCGTCCCGGGAGTCTGACCGAATTGCCCAGCACGGCCGTGAGCAAGTGCATCAGACGGTGCTGTCCATCGAGTCCCTGGCGGACGATGTCACCGCCAATGCGACCCAGGTTGAGGACCTGGCGCAAAAGGTCTATGGCATCAGCAAAGTGCTGGATGTGATTCGCTCGATTGCCGAGCAGACCAATCTGCTGGCCTTGAACGCTGCGATCGAAGCGGCACGTGCCGGCGATGCCGGGCGCGGCTTTGCCGTAGTGGCGGATGAGGTGCGGGCGCTGGCCCACCGGACTCAGCAGTCGACCCAGGAAATCGAGCAGATGATCAGCGGCATCCAGCAGGGCACCGATTCTGCCGTCAGCTCGATGCAACAGAGCAACAGCCGGGCGCGCTCGACCCTGGAAGTGGCGAAGGCCGCGGGCATTGCGTTGGAAGAGATTGCCTCGGCGTTCACCTTGATCAACGAGCGCAACATCGTGATCGCCAGCGCCTCGGAGGAACAGGCGGCAGTGGCGCGGGAGGTGGATCGTAACCTGATGAACATCCGTGACCTGGCGTTACAGACTTCGGCGGGGGCCAATCAGACGAGCGCGGCGAGTCAGGAGTTGTCGCGGTTGGCGGTGGATTTGAACACGATGGTGGCGCGGTTTTCGGTCTGA
- the htpG gene encoding molecular chaperone HtpG yields MSVETQKETLGFQTEVKQLLHLMIHSLYSNKEIFLRELISNASDAVDKLRFEALSKPELLEGGAELKIRVSFDKDAKTVTLEDNGIGMSREDAITHLGTIAKSGTADFMKHLSGDQKKDSHLIGQFGVGFYSAFIVADKVDVFSRRAGAAASEGVHWSSKGEGDFEVATVEKAERGTRIVLHLKSGEDEFADGWRLRNIIKKYSDHIALPIELPKEVAAVEGEEAPAVEWETVNRASALWTRPRTEIKDEEYQEFYKHIAHDFENPLSWSHNKVEGKLEYSSLLYVPTRAPFDLYQREAPKGLKLYVQRVFVMDQAESFLPLYLRFIKGVVDSNDLSLNVSREILQKDPIIDSMKSALTKRVLDMLEKLAKNEPEQYKGFWKNFGQVMKEGPAEDFANKEKIAGLLRFASTQGEEGEQVVGLADYLARAKEGQDKIYYLTGETYAQVKNSPHLEVFRKKGIEVLLLTDRIDEWLMSYLSDFDGKSFVDVARGDLDLGNLDSEEDKKAAEEVAKSKEGLVERLKTALGDSVAEVRVSHRLTDSPAILAIGEQDLGMQMRQILEASGQKVPDSKPIFEFNPAHPLIEKLDAEQSDERFGDLSHILFDQAALAAGDSLKDPAAYVRRLNKLLVELSV; encoded by the coding sequence ATGAGTGTGGAAACTCAAAAGGAAACCCTGGGCTTCCAGACCGAGGTGAAGCAACTGCTGCACCTCATGATCCATTCGCTGTATTCCAACAAGGAAATTTTCCTTCGCGAGTTGATCTCGAACGCCTCTGACGCTGTCGACAAATTACGTTTCGAAGCCCTGTCCAAGCCTGAGTTGCTGGAAGGTGGCGCCGAACTGAAAATCCGTGTGAGCTTCGACAAGGACGCGAAAACCGTCACCCTCGAAGACAACGGTATCGGCATGAGCCGCGAAGACGCGATCACCCATTTGGGGACGATCGCCAAGTCCGGCACGGCCGATTTCATGAAGCACCTGTCCGGCGATCAGAAGAAAGATTCGCACCTGATCGGTCAGTTCGGTGTGGGTTTCTACTCGGCATTCATCGTTGCCGATAAAGTTGACGTGTTCAGCCGTCGCGCCGGTGCTGCCGCTTCCGAAGGCGTGCATTGGTCGTCCAAAGGCGAGGGTGACTTCGAAGTTGCCACCGTTGAGAAAGCCGAGCGCGGCACCCGTATCGTTCTGCACCTAAAGTCCGGTGAAGACGAGTTCGCTGATGGCTGGCGCCTGCGCAACATCATCAAGAAGTACTCCGACCACATCGCTCTGCCGATCGAGTTGCCGAAAGAAGTGGCCGCCGTTGAAGGCGAAGAGGCTCCGGCCGTTGAATGGGAAACCGTCAACCGCGCCAGCGCCCTGTGGACCCGTCCTCGCACCGAGATCAAGGACGAGGAATACCAGGAGTTCTACAAGCACATCGCTCACGATTTCGAAAACCCGCTGAGCTGGAGCCACAACAAGGTCGAAGGCAAGCTGGAGTACAGCTCGCTGCTCTATGTGCCGACCCGTGCTCCGTTCGACCTGTACCAGCGTGAAGCGCCGAAAGGCCTGAAGCTGTACGTGCAGCGCGTGTTCGTGATGGATCAGGCTGAGTCGTTCCTGCCGCTGTACCTGCGCTTCATCAAAGGTGTGGTCGATTCCAACGATCTGTCGCTGAACGTGTCGCGGGAAATCCTGCAGAAAGACCCGATCATCGATTCGATGAAGTCGGCGCTGACCAAGCGCGTTCTGGACATGCTGGAAAAACTGGCGAAGAACGAGCCTGAGCAATACAAGGGCTTCTGGAAAAACTTCGGCCAGGTCATGAAAGAAGGCCCGGCTGAAGATTTCGCCAACAAAGAGAAAATCGCTGGCCTGCTGCGTTTCGCTTCCACTCAGGGCGAAGAAGGCGAGCAAGTGGTCGGTCTGGCTGACTACCTGGCCCGCGCCAAGGAAGGTCAGGACAAGATCTACTACCTGACCGGCGAAACCTACGCCCAAGTCAAAAACAGCCCGCACCTGGAAGTCTTCCGCAAGAAAGGCATCGAAGTGCTGCTGCTGACCGACCGTATCGACGAGTGGCTGATGAGCTACCTCAGCGACTTCGACGGCAAGAGCTTTGTCGACGTGGCGCGCGGTGACCTGGACCTGGGCAACCTGGACTCGGAAGAGGACAAGAAAGCCGCGGAAGAGGTCGCCAAGTCCAAAGAAGGTCTGGTTGAGCGTCTGAAAACCGCACTGGGCGATTCCGTCGCCGAAGTCCGGGTTTCCCATCGCCTGACCGATTCCCCGGCGATCCTCGCGATCGGCGAGCAGGACCTGGGCATGCAGATGCGTCAGATCCTCGAAGCCAGCGGGCAGAAGGTTCCGGATTCGAAGCCGATCTTCGAATTCAACCCGGCTCACCCGCTGATCGAGAAACTCGACGCCGAACAGAGCGACGAGCGTTTCGGCGACCTGTCGCACATCCTGTTCGATCAGGCGGCCCTGGCGGCTGGCGACAGCTTGAAAGACCCGGCAGCCTACGTGCGCCGTCTCAACAAGCTGTTGGTTGAACTGTCGGTTTAA
- a CDS encoding MAPEG family protein, with product MSIPFWCVFISALLIYVARMPVAKAMKEQGGYNNHLPRQQQAQLTGFGARAVAAHQNCFEAFILFAVGVLMAHTTQTAGWLIDSLAIIFVITRILYLLCYWGDLAWQRSLVWLVGLVCSLLLMISPTFRTILL from the coding sequence ATGAGTATTCCGTTCTGGTGTGTGTTTATCAGCGCATTGCTGATCTACGTGGCCCGCATGCCGGTGGCCAAGGCGATGAAAGAGCAGGGCGGTTACAACAATCACCTGCCGCGCCAGCAACAGGCGCAACTCACCGGTTTCGGTGCTCGCGCGGTGGCGGCTCATCAGAACTGTTTTGAGGCGTTCATCTTGTTTGCAGTGGGCGTGCTGATGGCGCACACCACGCAGACGGCGGGGTGGCTGATCGACTCGCTGGCGATCATCTTCGTGATCACGCGCATCCTCTATTTACTGTGTTATTGGGGCGATCTTGCGTGGCAGCGCAGCCTGGTGTGGCTGGTCGGGCTGGTGTGCTCGCTGTTGCTGATGATCAGCCCGACGTTCAGGACCATTTTGCTCTAG
- a CDS encoding OsmC family protein, translating into MTVTVNTVSSEGFRHTVQIDDHELFADVPVSAGGEGSAPEPHDYFDAALGACKALTLKMYAKKKDIPLTGVGVEVKRDNSEEQKGKYALHVTLTLKGVLSDAQREELLRVADRCPIHKLMTTTDVTIETHAPQGFDSQ; encoded by the coding sequence ATGACTGTTACCGTCAATACCGTTTCCAGTGAAGGCTTTCGTCACACTGTTCAGATCGATGATCACGAACTGTTCGCCGATGTGCCCGTCTCCGCGGGTGGTGAAGGCTCGGCGCCGGAGCCCCACGATTACTTCGACGCTGCCCTCGGGGCCTGCAAGGCGCTGACGCTGAAGATGTATGCCAAGAAGAAAGATATCCCACTGACCGGCGTCGGTGTCGAGGTCAAACGCGACAACAGCGAAGAGCAGAAAGGCAAATATGCGCTGCACGTTACCCTCACGCTGAAAGGTGTGCTCAGCGACGCTCAGCGCGAGGAACTGCTACGAGTTGCTGATCGTTGCCCGATTCATAAACTGATGACCACCACCGACGTCACCATCGAAACCCACGCCCCACAAGGCTTCGACAGCCAGTAA
- the brnQ gene encoding branched-chain amino acid transport system II carrier protein produces the protein MKVLKGQDILALGFMTFALFVGAGNIIFPPIVGLQSGPNVWMAALGFLITAVGLPVITVVALAKVGGAMDALSSPIGKVAGGILAAACYLAVGPLFATPRTATVSFEVGLAPLTGESPLALFLYSSVYFLLVFFISLYPGRLLDTVGRFLAPLKIIALAVLGIAAFALPAGDIGVATPEYVAAPFSQGFINGYLTMDTLGALVFGIVIVNAIRSRGVESPALITRYAIIAGMIAGVGLALVYVSLFRLGSGSHEVAAGAANGAAVLHAYVQHTFGSLGSGFLAVLISLACLVTAVGLTCACAEYFSRVLPLSYKTLVIILAVFSLFVSNLGLTKLIAFSIPVLTAIYPPCIALVALSFCKDFWREQGRIVGPVMLVSFIFGLIDALKGAGLADWMPTQLSHLPLSEQGLAWLVPSVMTLVVAAVCDRMLGKRAEALA, from the coding sequence ATGAAAGTGTTGAAAGGCCAGGACATCCTGGCACTTGGTTTTATGACGTTTGCCCTGTTTGTCGGGGCTGGCAACATCATCTTCCCGCCTATCGTCGGTTTGCAGTCCGGGCCTAATGTCTGGATGGCGGCGCTGGGTTTCCTGATCACAGCGGTCGGCCTTCCAGTGATCACCGTGGTTGCCCTGGCCAAGGTTGGCGGTGCCATGGATGCCTTGAGCAGCCCGATCGGCAAAGTCGCCGGGGGCATTCTGGCCGCCGCGTGCTACCTGGCGGTCGGCCCGCTGTTCGCCACCCCGCGCACGGCCACCGTATCCTTCGAGGTCGGTCTGGCGCCATTGACCGGCGAGAGCCCGCTAGCGCTGTTTCTCTACAGCTCGGTGTACTTCCTGCTGGTGTTCTTCATCTCGCTGTACCCGGGCCGCCTGCTGGACACCGTAGGGCGTTTCCTCGCGCCGCTGAAGATCATCGCCCTGGCCGTGCTCGGTATTGCCGCGTTCGCCCTGCCGGCCGGTGACATTGGCGTGGCTACGCCGGAATACGTGGCGGCACCGTTCTCCCAGGGTTTCATCAATGGTTACTTGACCATGGATACCCTGGGTGCGCTGGTGTTCGGCATCGTCATCGTCAACGCCATTCGTTCCCGCGGCGTCGAGTCGCCAGCCCTGATCACCCGTTACGCGATCATTGCCGGGATGATTGCCGGCGTGGGCCTGGCGCTGGTGTACGTCAGCCTGTTTCGTCTCGGTTCGGGCAGCCATGAAGTGGCCGCCGGTGCCGCGAATGGCGCGGCGGTCCTGCACGCCTACGTGCAGCACACCTTCGGTTCGCTGGGCAGCGGTTTCCTTGCGGTGTTGATCTCGTTGGCCTGCCTGGTGACCGCGGTCGGCCTGACGTGCGCTTGTGCCGAATACTTCAGCCGGGTGCTGCCACTGTCCTACAAGACATTGGTCATTATCCTGGCGGTGTTCTCGCTGTTCGTGTCCAACCTGGGCCTGACCAAGCTGATCGCGTTCTCGATCCCGGTGCTGACCGCGATCTACCCGCCGTGCATCGCCCTGGTCGCCTTGAGCTTCTGCAAGGACTTCTGGCGTGAACAGGGGCGCATCGTCGGTCCGGTGATGCTGGTGTCGTTCATCTTCGGCCTGATCGACGCGCTCAAGGGCGCGGGCCTGGCGGACTGGATGCCGACGCAGCTGTCGCACCTGCCGCTGAGCGAGCAAGGTCTGGCGTGGCTGGTGCCGTCGGTCATGACCCTCGTGGTTGCGGCCGTGTGCGACCGTATGCTCGGCAAGCGCGCCGAAGCGTTGGCGTAA
- a CDS encoding dienelactone hydrolase family protein → MSQVTVRSVVYQLDGQSYESRLAFDADHKGPRPGLLMAPNWMGISAGAEEIARSVASKGFVVLIADLYGQSARPQNGDEAGAAMMPLKNDRGLLRQRMQAAFEQLQGQGEAVVDTSKLATFGFCFGGCCALELARSGAPVKAAVSFHGSLDTPNVNDAKNIKGSVLVLHGASDPLVPKEQLPAFEAEMNAAGVDWQLLSYGGAVHSFTDPHANVPGKMMYDAKTATRAFVSMHNLLDEVFKG, encoded by the coding sequence ATGAGCCAAGTCACTGTGCGTTCCGTGGTCTATCAGCTTGATGGCCAGTCTTACGAAAGCCGCCTGGCCTTTGATGCCGATCACAAAGGGCCGCGCCCGGGGCTGTTGATGGCGCCGAACTGGATGGGTATCAGCGCCGGTGCCGAAGAGATCGCCAGGTCGGTGGCCTCCAAGGGCTTTGTGGTGCTGATTGCCGACCTCTATGGCCAGTCGGCGCGTCCGCAGAACGGCGACGAAGCGGGCGCGGCTATGATGCCGCTGAAGAATGACCGTGGTTTATTGCGTCAGCGTATGCAAGCGGCTTTCGAGCAACTGCAAGGGCAGGGCGAAGCGGTGGTTGATACCTCGAAACTGGCGACCTTCGGTTTCTGCTTTGGCGGTTGCTGTGCGCTGGAACTGGCCCGCAGCGGCGCACCAGTGAAAGCGGCGGTATCGTTCCATGGTTCGCTGGATACGCCAAACGTGAACGATGCGAAAAACATCAAGGGTTCGGTTCTGGTGCTGCACGGGGCGTCCGATCCATTGGTGCCGAAAGAGCAACTGCCGGCTTTCGAAGCGGAAATGAACGCGGCGGGCGTGGATTGGCAACTGCTGAGCTATGGCGGCGCGGTGCACTCGTTCACCGACCCGCACGCCAATGTACCGGGCAAGATGATGTATGACGCGAAGACTGCCACCCGGGCGTTTGTGTCAATGCACAATCTGCTGGATGAAGTGTTCAAGGGCTGA
- a CDS encoding DUF599 domain-containing protein codes for MSFIHANLIHLLAALWFVICWGGYTRYATWKGRDTACLASVLHLYREDWMRRMLLRDNRIADASVIGNLERNASFFASSTLIILAGILTVLGASERAVSLLADIPMVQQASQGMSEIKLLCLALVFVYAFFTFSWCMRQYNFAAILVGSAPMIGERHVSEQERKAFAARAARVISMAANQFNFGLRSYYFGMTMLAWFVSPWLFMLMSAGVVLVLYRREFHSDVLDVMVYTPTEAPLPEANKEAA; via the coding sequence ATGTCGTTCATCCACGCCAACCTGATCCACCTGCTCGCCGCGCTCTGGTTTGTCATCTGTTGGGGCGGCTACACCCGTTATGCGACGTGGAAGGGCCGCGATACCGCGTGCCTGGCCAGCGTATTGCACCTGTACCGCGAAGACTGGATGCGCCGCATGTTGCTGCGCGATAACCGTATCGCCGATGCCAGCGTGATCGGCAACCTGGAGCGTAACGCCTCGTTCTTCGCCTCCAGCACGCTGATTATCCTGGCGGGCATTCTCACCGTGCTCGGCGCCTCCGAAAGGGCAGTGTCGTTGCTGGCGGATATCCCCATGGTGCAGCAGGCGTCCCAGGGCATGTCGGAGATCAAGTTGCTGTGCCTGGCGCTGGTCTTCGTCTATGCGTTCTTCACCTTCAGTTGGTGCATGCGCCAGTACAACTTCGCGGCAATCCTGGTCGGCTCGGCGCCGATGATCGGTGAGCGGCATGTCTCCGAGCAGGAGCGCAAAGCCTTTGCGGCACGGGCGGCGCGGGTGATTTCGATGGCGGCCAACCAGTTCAACTTCGGCCTGCGCTCGTACTATTTCGGCATGACCATGCTGGCGTGGTTCGTCAGCCCCTGGCTGTTCATGTTGATGAGCGCCGGGGTGGTGCTGGTGTTGTATCGCCGGGAGTTTCATTCCGACGTTCTCGACGTGATGGTCTATACCCCTACAGAGGCGCCATTGCCCGAAGCCAACAAAGAGGCCGCTTGA